The following are encoded together in the Prosthecobacter sp. SYSU 5D2 genome:
- a CDS encoding S4 domain-containing protein: MSEPVQTQRADKWLHHVRIFKTRSLSTQSCTKGNVTLDGKPVKPARDLRAGDILEVVRGDLLIRLKVTAFAPRRLSAPQVADFYENLTPLEWIQKAAELRRQKELETPREHEMLTKPNKQQLRQLREWEEQNHSM; encoded by the coding sequence ATGAGTGAGCCGGTCCAGACGCAGCGGGCAGACAAGTGGCTGCATCATGTGCGGATTTTCAAGACCCGCAGCTTGTCCACGCAATCGTGCACCAAAGGCAATGTCACCCTGGACGGCAAGCCCGTGAAACCCGCGCGGGATCTGCGGGCAGGGGACATCCTGGAGGTGGTGCGCGGCGACCTGCTGATCAGATTAAAGGTGACTGCCTTTGCGCCCCGTCGGCTCAGCGCCCCCCAGGTGGCGGATTTTTATGAAAACCTGACGCCTTTGGAATGGATCCAAAAAGCGGCGGAACTGCGGCGGCAGAAGGAGCTGGAGACCCCGCGTGAACACGAAATGCTGACCAAGCCTAACAAGCAGCAACTCCGCCAGCTGCGGGAATGGGAAGAGCAAAATCACTCGATGTAA
- the rsmB gene encoding 16S rRNA (cytosine(967)-C(5))-methyltransferase RsmB, whose protein sequence is MRHHSLDVLTDWQKSGRFATDLLDERVRRAVLSPPNSAFLHDIVFTTLRHLSLLDFWADQLTDGKHLDHRTRWLLRIGLCQLLLLGVPSHAAVNETVAAAGRSGALVNAVLRRAGREEARLKALVEEQPLAVKYSHPEFLVRRWIKIMGKAKAEALCQWNQEPPPVFVRLNGLNEEAAGRLAKMPELTDIGEGFYQCESAPREALKHGLCYAQDPSTAHAPRMLAPKPGENVLDACAAPGGKTALLAEIMCNEGRIFACDSSPLRLTRLRENLTRLKVRIAHVHTFDLLGDSPPPFGDLLFDRILLDVPCSNSGVMRRRIDVRWRLQEEEFAALADVQLRLVKSALRFLKPGGSLVYSTCSIDPDENQGVVKAILEAHPEMELLESRLIFPPKEQTDGAFAARLVKKA, encoded by the coding sequence GTGCGCCACCATTCCCTGGATGTGCTGACCGACTGGCAAAAATCCGGACGCTTCGCCACCGACCTGCTGGACGAACGGGTGCGCCGTGCGGTGCTCTCGCCGCCGAACTCGGCATTTCTGCATGACATCGTTTTTACGACGTTGCGCCATTTGAGCCTGCTGGACTTTTGGGCGGACCAGCTCACGGATGGCAAGCATCTGGATCATCGCACACGCTGGCTGCTAAGGATAGGCCTCTGCCAGCTCCTCCTGCTGGGGGTGCCGTCCCATGCAGCCGTAAATGAGACCGTGGCTGCGGCGGGGCGCTCCGGTGCGCTGGTGAATGCAGTGCTGCGCCGGGCGGGACGGGAAGAAGCCAGGCTTAAGGCGCTGGTGGAGGAGCAGCCTCTGGCGGTGAAGTATTCCCACCCGGAATTTCTGGTGCGCCGGTGGATTAAAATCATGGGCAAGGCAAAAGCTGAAGCCTTGTGCCAGTGGAACCAGGAGCCGCCGCCTGTGTTTGTGCGGCTGAACGGACTCAATGAAGAGGCGGCCGGGCGGCTGGCCAAAATGCCGGAACTGACAGACATTGGCGAAGGTTTTTACCAATGCGAAAGCGCACCGCGTGAGGCCCTGAAGCACGGTCTCTGCTATGCGCAGGACCCGAGCACGGCGCATGCCCCGCGGATGCTGGCGCCGAAGCCCGGTGAGAATGTACTGGACGCCTGTGCGGCACCGGGCGGCAAGACGGCTCTGCTGGCGGAGATCATGTGCAATGAGGGCCGCATTTTTGCCTGCGATTCTTCCCCCCTTCGCTTGACGCGTCTGCGGGAGAACCTGACGCGGCTGAAGGTGCGCATCGCCCATGTGCATACTTTTGATCTGCTGGGAGATTCGCCGCCGCCATTCGGGGATCTGCTGTTTGACCGCATCCTGCTGGATGTGCCCTGCTCCAACTCCGGGGTCATGCGCCGGCGGATTGATGTGCGCTGGAGGCTGCAGGAGGAGGAATTTGCCGCCCTGGCGGATGTGCAGCTCCGGTTGGTGAAATCCGCCCTGCGGTTTTTGAAGCCGGGCGGCTCTCTTGTCTATAGCACGTGCAGCATTGATCCGGATGAAAACCAGGGAGTGGTCAAAGCCATCCTCGAAGCGCATCCTGAAATGGAACTGCTGGAAAGCCGCCTCATCTTTCCCCCCAAGGAGCAAACGGACGGTGCCTTTGCCGCGCGGCTGGTGAAGAAAGCATGA